CAGAGGAGGGCCGGGCTCGCCACCGAGACGAACAGGCTTTTGTTGCTCTGCCAGGCTGCCAGCGCTCCGAATCGCGCCTCCTGGTCCCGGATTTCCAGCTCTTTCAGGCGAAGCTGCGCCTCGCGCTTTTCCTCTGGGGGGGACACCAGGTCGTCAACGATCTTCCCCAGCTCCGGGACCAGCTCAAGCAGCTTCATCGACGTACCCTCGCAGCTTCTTGAGCCGGTTCATCCAGCCCTTCAAGAACTTTCCCTGCTTCTCATCCCGCTCGACGAACCGCAGGAAGTATGCCTTCCGGACGTCGAGGAGCGTCAGGCAGACGGCCCGGACGTTCTCCGGCTTCGTCAGGCACGGCTTCAGGGCTGCTAGCGTCTTCGGGCCTCCGCTTCCGCCGCCTCCCCAGCCGACGATCCCGATGTTCACGCCGCCGCAGCACCTGCCGGGCGTACCACCAACGCTCAAGCACTCGTTTCCAGACATTGCCATTACTCTCCTTTCTCCGTGAAGGGCTCGACCTTCACATAGACTTCCGTCTCCTCATTCGCCTCGAACGTCAGGTATGCGCTCATGTCCCACGGGTAGCGGCTCACGTGGTTGTTCTGTGGGTCCACCGCTATCGGGACAAGGCAGTCCCCGACGTACATCCGCACCAGCCCTTTCGGGACGAAGACGGAGATTTCCACCGTCTCCGAATAGGGCAGTCTGAACACCTCCGGCGTGCCGGGTTTGACGACGAACTCCGTGTACCCGAACCCGCGCGCCCGGCCTCGGAGGACATAGGGCTCCGGGTCGGACATCGTCAGCCCCAGGTCCTCGTGGGGCACAAAAAACGGGAGGGCTTTCGCCTCTCCCGGCTGCCACGAGATATAGTGCTTGTCCCCCCACGTTATCCGCGTCTCTGTGTCGTTTCGGTATGTTGGCATGCGTTCACCTCCTTTCGATAATAGAGGCGGCCTACTGCGGCCGCCTCCGTATGCCTATCATGTTCAGCGCGGCGGCCGCCTCACATCCAGATTTTTCTTCGTGTCCTCCGTTCGTCTCTCCGCATCCCTATCGCCTCTTTGAAGGCTTCTTTGTACTCGCCCTCGGACATCGCTTCCCCGATCTTCCAGGTCCTGCGGATAAATACTGTCGGGACTCCGCCCGTGAGTAGCCCCACGCCGTCCATCAGGTCGAACATGGCCTTTTCTTTGTCCTTTGCGGTTATTGCGCCACGGGCCCCCTTCGCCAGGACCCGGACCCCCTCGTATAGGGGAATGGAGGTAGACCGGAACTGCCCGCCGTGGACCGCATAGTCGAAAGCTCCGCTCAACACTTTGCCGTACAGGGGAACCGTCTCCAGCAGGTTTTGAGCACTCGACCCCGCGACGTATTCCGCCCACTCCCAGGGGTCGTCCCACTCGTCGGGACCGCCGTCGCGGACCATCTGCTCCAAGAGCTTTGTTATCGCAAGCGTGGCGATCAGGGCCAGAGCCTTTTGCTTGTTCCCATCCTTCAAGGCGGCGGGGATGTCGTAGACCACGCAGCCCCACGCCTGCGCCAAGTCAGAGGTGAATATCGTAAAGAACTTCATAGCCCCCTTTTCCCTCATGAGACGCGTCGCGTCCTTGGCGTGCGACGCGGATTGCGTCAGTGCAACGACGTGTTTCCCCTCCCGGACGGCCTTATCGTGCGACGCCCCGTTTTTTCTCTGGGCATTGTAGACGGCCTTAAAAACGACTGCCGCTATAACCTGGTCTATCAAACCAGTGGGCGCGAGTCCCTTGTCCAGGATTTCCTTGTAGAGGCCCGTCGCCCCCTCATGTGCCCGGAGCGCGGCGGTCCAAATATCGCCCTTGCGTTCCGCGATCTCCGGGGCCATCTCGTAGACCCTCTCTAAAAAATCTCCCCCATCCCGGACGGCCTCCGCCATCGAGGACATCAAGGAGGTCCACCCGCTGTAAGGGAGGACCAGCGGCAGGGAATACACCTGCCTCATGTACGTCACCCAGTTCCAGACCAGCCTTGTCGCAATGAAGTTCCTCGTAACCCTTCCGAACTCATCATCCAGCAGCCCGCGCATGAGCTTGGATTCGTCCTGCGTCATGACGTTGTAATAATCGACGACAGCCCTCCACCCCTCCAGCCCCCAGGTCTCTCGTATGAGCTTGCTCAGCGTCATATCCGGGTCTGCGGGGTTCTTCATCGTCAATGCCGCTCTGATGTCCCGGAGGGGACGGACAAAGGCGATCATGTGCTCCTGATCGTCCACCTGAGAGAGCCAGACACTGTACATGCCGAGTTTTATTCCCTTTCGCTCTCCATCCGGGATGTTTTTTCTGGAGATGATGAACCCCCTTTCCAGGTCCCCCATCAGCCCCGCGTCGGCCTTGGCATCGTTCAATTTGTCGTCCTCGTACAGGACGGATAGCCCCTGATTCGAGTCGTGCTCAAGGACGTGATGACGCATATAAAGCTCTTCCTGCTGTAGGGAGATGTTATACTCCTCGGCAACGACCTTCTGTATCCGGGAGAAGTTCTCCCTGCCGTCCTGGAACAGAACGTGAGCGAACGCCCTTTCCTTGTCGGTCAGCGCCTGGATACAGCGTCCGGCGGCATGTTCCGCGGCCTCCAATGTCCATTGACCGGGGCCGAACAGGTTTTTGAAGTTCCCGAACAGAATCTCCTTACGTCCCGTTTCGTACTGCATGGCGGCGTAGATTGACAGCAGGTCTTCGACCTTCCACCCCTTGCCGTCTATACTGGGGACGCCCTTGACCTCGCGGCGTGTAGCCAGGTCCTCGGGGGACAACCCCAGGTCCGCCATCTTCTCCGCCACCGCGGCCTTGCGTCTCGTCTTCCCCCGTATCTCCTCGTCAAAAGCGTTGTCCAGGGGGTCGTAGACGCCGCGCACCCAGGCCCCCTCGCGCGTACCGCGCCCGCCGTCCAGAAGGTCAAATATCCGCAGCGGGTTCAAAGTCTTGAAGTTGATCTTGTCCTTCAGCGCGGCGGCCTTCCCCTTGACGGCTCCGACGTGCCTGTCTTCCTCTCCTTCCTTCTGAGCCTTGACGGTCCCGACATACAGCTTGTCCAGGTCCGAGGGGCCTTTGACCGCGCCGATCCGCTGAGGCAAGGTTTTGGCCTTTTCCAACAGCGGGGCAGCCAGCTCGTCGGCAAGCCGGTCCTGGTATTCCCTTCGTTCCGCCCTGCGAGCCTCAAGGGCCTCGCGCCCCTCCCTGTGAAGCTGCTCGATTTGCCCTTTCAGGGTACGCAGATCATCCAGGGTCATATCGTTGAGCGTCTTGGTCCCCAGGTATTTCAGGTCGGCGGTATTCATCGTGTCGGCGGCCTCGGGGTTCTCCTTCAGGTACTCCTCCAGCTCCGCACGGCGATCCAGCGTCTCTTGCCTGCGTTTCTTCAGGTCGTATTTCTCAAGAATCGCCTGGATGCGGTCCCGGAACAGACAGTCGATCCCGCTGTCCCCCGCCATCTTGTTGATGCCCTTGACGAGCTTGTTGACCTCCTTCTTGAGCTTCTGGCGTTCCTGGAGCTTTTGCTTGAGTGCAGCGATGCGCATTTGCGCTTTGGCTCTTTCGCTCTTAACCCTTTCCGCCGCTTCTTTTTTGAGCTCAGCGCGCTTCATAGCCGCCTTGGCTCTTTCGCTCCCCAGCTGCAGGCGGCGCTTGACCTCAAGTTCGTCCAGCTTTCCCTCTGCTTCTTCCTTGACCCTATCCAGCTTCCCGGCTGCTCTCTCCTTGAATCCAGCCAGCCTTTCCGCCGCTTTCTCCTTAAACTCCGTCAGCTTCTCCGCCTCGGCCTCGCGCCCTGCCTTAAAGGCTGCCCTGGCATACTTCTCCGCCATCTCGTAGCCCCGGCGCATGGCCTCCGACAGGGTGAGCATAGGATTGACGTTAGCCTTGCCGGGTGGTACAGTAGCCGCGGAGTTGCTCTTCTGCTTTGCGTTCGGGGCAGTGCCTTCCCGGTCTTTGTTTGGGCCTGTCCGCGAAACCAC
This sequence is a window from uncultured Fretibacterium sp.. Protein-coding genes within it:
- a CDS encoding putative peptidoglycan-binding domain-containing protein gives rise to the protein MSGNECLSVGGTPGRCCGGVNIGIVGWGGGGSGGPKTLAALKPCLTKPENVRAVCLTLLDVRKAYFLRFVERDEKQGKFLKGWMNRLKKLRGYVDEAA